TGACGGCGTTATTATTACCGCATCAACTAAATCTAACGACCCTGTAACACAAGCCGCACGTATGAGCCGAAAACGTGGTCGAATTATTCTTGTTGGTGTTATCGGTTTAGAACTAAGCCGTGCTGATTTTTATGAAAAAGAATTAACTTTTCAAGTTTCATGCTCTTATGGCCCCGGTCGTTATGATCCAAGTTATGAAGAGCAAGGTAACGATTACCCATTAGCCTTTGTTCGTTGGACAGAGCAACGTAACTTTGAAGCTATACTCGATATGATGTCTGGCGGTCAAATTGATGTTAAACCATTAATTACCCATCGTTTTAAATTTGAAAATGCTAGTGATGCTTATGATTTATTAATAACTGATAAAAGTGCATTAGGTATTTTGTTACAATTTGAATCGGATACTTCAACTCGGCATGCAAAAACGATTAAATTAACGGCTACACCAAATTATCAAGCAAATGAGCCTATTGTCGGTTTTATTGGTGCAGGTAATTATGCCTCGCGTATGCTAATCCCTGCTTTTAAAGAGGCTGGTGCCCAGTTTCATAGTATCTCTACCTCTGGTGGCATTAACGGTGTTACTCATGGTGAAAAAGCGGGGTTTGCTGAAGCTACCACTGATACTCAGGCCATGATTGAAAACCCGAGTATTAATACTATCGCTATTGTTACTCAGCATAACAGTCACGCTTACTTTGTTCAGCAAGCACTGAATGCGGGTAAAAATGTTTTTGTTGAAAAACCTTTAGCTATAACGCATGAAGAATTAGACGCTGTTAAAGCAGCTTATGAAGAAGCGATTAAAGCGGAGAAAACCCCAAAGTTGATGGTAGGTTTTAACCGTCGTTTCTCCCCACAAATCCAAAAAATGAAAGCTTTATTAAAGCCTATAAAAGAACCTAAGTCTTTCATTATGACTATGAATGCTGGAAAAATCCCTGCAGATCATTGGACGCAGGATATTAATGCAGGTGGTGGCCGTATTATAGGTGAGGCATGCCACTTTATTGACCTAATGCGTTATTTGGCAGATAGTAAAATTGTTTCTGTTCAAGCGCGTAGAATGGGTGATTCTGATGCAGTTGAAGTTACTGAAGATAAAGCCGCTATTATTTTAGGCTTTGCAGAT
The sequence above is a segment of the Colwellia sp. 20A7 genome. Coding sequences within it:
- a CDS encoding bi-domain-containing oxidoreductase, which gives rise to MKQILQDMAKGGSTIVEAPVPQVTKNNVVINTTTTLISAGTERMLVDFGKANLIDKARAQPDKVKMVLEKMQTDGVMTTIDAVKSKLAQPLPLGYCNVGVVESVGIGADDFKVGDRVVSNGPHADVVRVAKNLVAKIPDNVSDEDAAFTVVASIGLQGIRLAKPTMGECFVVTGVGLIGLLTVQMLRAQGCRVLAIDFDQSKLDLAKQFGAETCNPGKGEDPVAAGMAFSRGVGVDGVIITASTKSNDPVTQAARMSRKRGRIILVGVIGLELSRADFYEKELTFQVSCSYGPGRYDPSYEEQGNDYPLAFVRWTEQRNFEAILDMMSGGQIDVKPLITHRFKFENASDAYDLLITDKSALGILLQFESDTSTRHAKTIKLTATPNYQANEPIVGFIGAGNYASRMLIPAFKEAGAQFHSISTSGGINGVTHGEKAGFAEATTDTQAMIENPSINTIAIVTQHNSHAYFVQQALNAGKNVFVEKPLAITHEELDAVKAAYEEAIKAEKTPKLMVGFNRRFSPQIQKMKALLKPIKEPKSFIMTMNAGKIPADHWTQDINAGGGRIIGEACHFIDLMRYLADSKIVSVQARRMGDSDAVEVTEDKAAIILGFADGSFGTILYLANGAASFPKERVEVFAAGGTLQLDNFIKLKGFGWKGFKKMNLWKQDKGQTACSAAFIDSIKQGTVAPIPADELFEVAKVTIDIAEQLRLQK